In Vanrija pseudolonga chromosome 4, complete sequence, a single window of DNA contains:
- the BRE1 gene encoding E3 ubiquitin-protein ligase BRE1: MNADLKRVRENSLDGGSSPSSSKRRALGSPNSGAASPIATGEDGGEKGEEQLDDWEQKLEVKRKEFIFRQMLDYRRSYDREHYRANALERQRRALEASLRSVEACWEQLVDSLQEKAGRPADLQVPELLDPKIDPSKPQSELDSVLESRMSATLRLVSVFSDIASGGKLRAELGGGELAKKLAKVQAEASSLRTNSDLLQTQIDELRQARDTYQHDLQRAEKKLDRQRMNFDLERTAWETKRAASAPPAQPVANGSGHSTPNAPRGGEEGASGPSAAEAAEAQERIAQAEALAASRLSQLETLRVENTGLKQEADKLRLQAHHPTEAQLRESPFFQVYLQRLSTQVSRADALQTRFDSSETKLDQLRDSNLEFREAVQQEARQEVDTLRQQMSKRDTDLARLRAERDKLNDELHERKQTESLKSNQCKVLDDLCKKREDRITHLQSEVGRLKGQAAAEAGADGYLKFLHGEGGIDGDYVKSLEDKLAAAHDKVTALTAQIESASEGDAAAAAAETTVRVELESAKRSLAKFEKILGPEALTDVKDLGEKLRQATEAEDKLKLQLAQAEESTNALYAEVEGLSSAWDGLEKTLKDKVYDLRDAENNVKRLATEKAKADNKFFDAMRMRDAVEADLKNTQRVVDKQTKLLEKGQETEKAMTTQIAAQDKALTTLKNSSLELQTQVAAVSSERRQLELRLQQSQGQLSEAQQLLHQRVAEAAAASQARTKAEEELEAAQRQVKKSKEKLEQLTAVGAAGNMSVGEAHIREEREKLLKLLRCSTCHLNFKQQVLTKCMHTFCKDCIDQRIATRQRKCPACGVAFSKEDVGTLYWQ; this comes from the exons ATGAACGCCGACTTGAAGAGGGTACGGGAAAACTCCCTAGACGGAGGTTCCTCGCCTTCGTCGTCAAAACGACGCGCTCTCGGCTCACCAAACTCTGGAGCGGCATCCCCCATCGCAACTGGAGAAGATGGCGGCGAAAAGGGCGaagagcagctcgacgactgGGAGCAGAAGCTCGAAGTCAAGCGCAAGGAGTTCATCTTCCGCCAGATGCTCGACTACCGCCGCTCCTACGATCGCGAGCATTACCGCGccaacgcgctcgagcgccagcgccgcgcgcttgaGGCTAGTCTCCGTAGTGTAGAGGCGTGCTGGGAACAG CTCGTCGATTCATTGCAAGAAAAAGCAGGACGACCCGCCGACCTCCAAGTGCCCGAATTGTTAGATC CCAAAATCGACCCTTCAAAGCCCCAGTCTGAACTGGATAGTGTCCTCGAGTCGCGAATGTCGGCGACGTTGCGACTCGTGTCTGTGTTTTCCGACATTGCCTCGGGCGGCAAACTTCGTGCagagctgggcggcggcgagcttgccaAGAAGCTTGCCAAGGTGCAAGCGGAAGCTAGCTCGTTGCGCACAAACTCGGACCTGCTGCAAACCCAAATAGACGAATTGCGGCAAGCCCGGGATACGTACCAGCACGACCTCCAGCGCGCAGAGAAGAAGCTGGACCGCCAGCGCATGAACTTTGACTTGGAGAGGACAGCTTGGGAGACCAAGCGTGCGGCATCAGCTCCGCCCGCGCAGCCTGTCGCCAACGGTTCCGGGCACTCGACTCCTAACGCTCCCCGAggcggtgaggagggcgCGTCCGGTCCCAgcgctgccgaggctgcaGAAGCTCAGGAGCGTATCGCGCAAGCCGAGGCGCTGGCAGCGTCGCGGCTGTCGCAGTTGGAGACACTTCGCGTAGAGAACACGGGATTGAAACAGGAAGCAGACAAGCTCAGGCTACAG GCGCATCACCCAACAGAAGCGCAGTTGCGCGAGTCGCCCTTCTTCCAGGTCTACCTACAGCGCTTGTCAACCCAGGTGTCGCGGGCAGACGCATTGCAAACTCGATTCGACTCTTCGGAAACCAAGTTGGATCAGCTTAGAGATAGCAACCTCGAGTTCCGGGAGGCGGTTCAGCAGGAAGCAAGGCAAGAGGTCGACACTCTGCGTCAGCAAATGTCCAAGAGGGATACCGACCTGGCCCGGTtgcgtgccgagcgcgacaagctcaacgacgagctgcacgagCGCAAGCAAACCGAGTCGCTCAAGTCGAACCAGTGCAAGGTGCTGGACGACTTGTGCAAGAAGCGCGAGGACCGAATCACCCACTTGCAATCAGAGGTCGGGCGCCTCAAGGGccaggctgccgccgaggctggtGCGGACGGCTACCTCAAGTTCCTGCATGGAGAGGGTGGCATCGACGGCGACTACGTCAAGAGCCTCGAGGATAAGCTTGCTGCGGCTCACGACAAGGTGACTGCGTTGACGGCTCAAATCGAATCGGCTAGCGAGGGTgatgcggcggcagcggcagcggagACAACTGTCCGTGTCGAGCTGGAATCTGCAAAGCGCTCCCTAGCCAAGTTTGAGAAGATTCTCGGGCCCGAGGCTCTCACCGATGTCAAGGATCTGGGAGAGAAGCTCCGCCAGGCtaccgaggccgaggacaagctcaagctccaGCTGGCACAGGCTGAAGAGTCGACTAACGCCCTctacgccgaggtcgagggcctGTCGTCGGCTTGGGACGGCTTGGAGAAGacgctcaaggacaaggtctACGACTTGCGAGACGCCGAGAACAATGTCAAGCGCCTGGCGACTGAGAAGGCAAAGGCGGACAACAAGTTCTTTGACGCGATGCGAATGCGCGATGCGGTGGAGGCCGACCTGAAGAACACGCAGCGCGTCGTGGACAAGCAGACCAAGCTGCTGGAGAAGGGCCAGGAGACGGAGAAGGCCATGACTACGCAGATT GCTGCGCAGGACAAGGCCCTCACGACGCTCAAGAACTCGAGCCTGGAGCTGCAGACGCAGGTTGCGGCTGTGTCGTCTGAAAGACGCCAGCTGGAGCTTCGACTGCAGCAGAGCCAGGGGCAGCTGTCAGAGGCGCAGCAGTTGCTGCACCAGCGTGTTGCTGAGGCAGCTGCTGCGAGCCAGGCGCGGACcaaggcggaggaggagctggaggcAGCGCAACGCCAGGTCAAGAAGTCGAAGGAGAAGCTTGAGCAGTTGACGGCTGTGGGCGCTGCTGGCAACATGTctgtcggcgaggcgcacaTCCGTGAGGAGCGGGAGAAGTTGCTC AAGCTCCTCCGCTGCTCTACGTGCCACCTCAACTTCAAGCAGCAGGTGCTCACCAAGTGCATGCACACGTTCTGCAaaga CTGCATCGACCAGCGTATCGCTACGCGCCAGCGCAAGTGCCCTGCGTGTGGTGTTGCCTTCTCCAAGGAGGATGTGGGGACGCTCTACTGGCAATAG
- the SPAPB1A11.03 gene encoding putative lactate 2-monooxygenase, with product MDGIGRREQGLLYARGTYGHKPKVPVDADRLYEAAHKVMSPKAWGYVAGSAGRNRTDKANQAAFERYPIVPRMLRDVSKRPMGVSLFGVDYASPLLFAPIGVLEMAHPEAESAVAKASRELDIPMVLSTQGSTPMETVAKALGPTKFWYQLYWSNVDALAKSLVQRAEAAGAKVLVVTLDTHAMGWRCMDLDEGFLPFALGQGIAQYTSDPVFLQLAAARVSSGKGSAAPPQRPTLSALWGLASIVGHYPGKWIDKLFSPLPQAAVHSFLDVFPCPHLTWKDLAKLREWTSLPIVLKGIQCAEDARTALEHGVDGIGVSNHGGRQVDGGIAALDSLEEISREVGGKVPIIFDSGIRNGADVFKALALGADAVLIGRPWLFGLAIDGAQGARDVMARIAAELDLTMGLAGVAGVREINRECVRIPKA from the coding sequence ATGGACGGCATCGGACGGCGCGAACAAGGCCTCCTCTACGCCCGCGGCACATACGGGCACAAGCCCAAGGtgcccgtcgacgcggacAGGCTGTACGAAGCGGCACACAAGGTCATGTCCCCAAAGGCGTGGGGGTACGTCGCCGGCTCTGCAGGGCGCAATCGGACCGACAAGGCGAACCAGGCCGCGTTTGAGCGGTACCCGATCGTGCCGCGCATGCTGCGCGACGTCTCGAAGCGGCCGATGGGTGTGAGCCTCTTCGGGGTGGACTATGCCTCCCCGCTCCTCTTTGCGCCgatcggcgtgctcgagatGGCTCATCCGGAGGCGGAGTCAGCCGTCGCGAAAGCCAGCCGGGAACTCGACATCCCGATGGTCCTCTCGACGCagggctcgacgccgatggagaccgtcgccaaggccctTGGCCCGACGAAATTCTGGTACCAGCTCTACTGGTCCAACgtggacgcgctcgccaagagTCTTGTCCAGCGCGCGGAAGCCGCGGGCGCCAAGGTCCTCGTCGTGACCCTCGACACGCACGCGATGGGATGGCGCTGCAtggacctcgacgaggggTTTTTGCCCTTCGCGCTCGGGCAGGGCATCGCGCAGTACACGTCCGACCCGGTCTTCctgcagctggcggcggcgcgcgtgtcgtcCGGCAaaggcagcgcggcgccgccccagcGCCCGACGCTGAGCGCGCTCTGGGGCCTCGCGAGCATTGTCGGCCATTACCCCGGCAAGTGGATCGACAAGCTcttctcgccgctgccccagGCGGCCGTCCACTCGTTCCTCGACGTCTTCCCCTGCCCCCACCTGACATGGAAggacctcgccaagctgcgcgagtgGACGAGTCTGCCGATCGTGCTCAAGGGCATCCAGTGCGCAGAggacgcgcgcaccgcgctcgagcacggcgtcgacggcatcgggGTGAGCAAccacggcgggcggcaggtcgacggcgggatcgcggcgctcgactcgctcgaggaGATCTCGCGGGAAGTGGGGGGCAAGGTGCCGATCATCTTCGACTCGGGGATCCGCAACGGCGCAGACGTGttcaaggcgctcgcgctcggcgctgatGCCGTGTTGATTGGGAGGCCGTGGCTCTTTGGCCTGGCGatcgacggcgcgcagggcgcgcgcgacgtcatGGCGCGTattgccgccgagctcgacctcacTATGGGCCTGGCGGGGGTCGCGGGCGTGCGCGAGATCAACCGCGAGTGTGTGAGGATTCCCAAGGCgtag
- the SPAC31A2.12 gene encoding Arrestin domain-containing protein, with amino-acid sequence MPSLFGSSSNHGHHSPGLSMLSGSRSRPVSRPASPTATAFSTDDPLNDYFSANGNGNGVPVPNRPSLAHAGSSAFSYVSDGVASTPHTPVGSYSASNYASSLHNGSSATHQPLEIVLDSDNLVLRGQGGDLNPAYLSGHLSLWLNESTNVKDITMTLTGKAKVHYTEASTHNYTHPIVHHDWSFLDSTNGKKGKSHTLKAGHHTFPFSFTLDGNLPASFTTFTGDGDVTYKLRATVIRSGLAFNLSTARTFELTRSFTHEALEFNQTLEIENTWPGKIMYSITIPFKAYAAGDDIPVLVKFMPLAKGVRVLSVSSVIKEYSLVQTRTSSHSDTRVAIAVKHEIQDGKAVQVEREVTRPPPHWHGITQVEWSRANSASNTQPPTPPSETTDEPTNNSSASLAGTDVTDVNVGDHEVSTSFNVPIPPWTTPSHSVKPVFVNHKIKWSCSIANADGHISELRCALPIIILGHSILDEARTNSAATRALMVNGAVDENAAAQIVDLPSYSNHVYDRLAVTDSTATAGSSGFSSIAGWRSVNATPHHSPSHTPPTSRPPSRPASPVHGSSRNSVHEVINDLPPRRQLELGTEASLLRSLGNLGGPSGEQDSGSSGVSGHHSGVHSGAHSQPVSGPHSGHSTPPDSFAMSREGSRSRTTSRAGSRAGSRASSPERGHGERPSASRRSTGLGGLLHLPTGLKPLSALGGKSPILRHGTGSGGASSASSPILSPNSPGIGRNVSFISLGANGGVSTSNTRQSAVTIAPSAFTRPERPRRSSTGVTNFSLGGAETPDDEEEAVGRLSRVPSYTDNGDAFVVPLDPSLPSYVDSEREIERARSHIDLMRARSDTSLVALGSAAAAAAEERAEAEMEGEHATPHAPAPAAAA; translated from the exons ATGCCTTCCCTCTTCGGCAGCAGCTCGAACCACGGGCACCACTCGCCCGGCCTCTCGATGCTCTCTGGCTCGCGGTCGCGCCCAGTCTCGAGACCAGCAAGCCCCACCGCGACGGCGTTCAGCACCGACGACCCGCTCAACGACTACTTCAGCGCTAACGGTAACGGTAacggcgtgcccgtgcccaaccgcccctcgctcgcacacgcaggcagcagcgcctTCTCGTACGTCTCTGACGGGGTCGCGTCGACGCCCCACACGCCAGTCGGGTCGTACTCGGCCAGCAACtacgcctcgtcgctgcacAATGGCTCTAgcgccacccaccagcccCTCGAGATTgtgctcgactcggacaacctcgtcctccgcggCCAGGGCGGAGACCTCAACCCCGCGTACCTCTCTGGCCACCTCTCGCTCTGGCTCAACGAATCCACCAACGTCAAGGACATAACCATGACGCTGACCGGTAAAGCCAAGGTGCACTATACCGAGGCGTCGAC CCACAACTACACTCACCCTATCGTGCACCATGACTGGTCGTTCCTCGACTCCACAaacggcaagaagggcaaATCCCACACCCTCAAGGCAGGCCACCACACCTTCCCCTTCTCGTTCACGCTTGACGGTAACCTCCCCGCCTCATTCACCACCTTCActggcgatggcgatgtgACGTacaagctgcgcgcgaccGTGATCCGCTCGGGCCTCGCCTTCAACCtcagcacggcgcgcacgttTGAGCTCACGCGCAGCTTCACCCACGAAGCGCTCGAGTTCAACCAGACCCTCGAGATTGAAAACACTTGGCCCGGCAAGATCATGTACAGCATCACGATCCCGTTCAAGGCGTACGctgccggcgacgacatccCCGTGCTCGTCAAGTTCATGCCGCTCGCCAAGGGTGTCCGCGTGCTcagcgtgtcgtcggtgaTCAAAGAGTACTCGCTCGTGCAgacgcgcacgagctcgcaCTCGGACACACGTGTCGCCATTGCAGTCAAGCACGAGATCCAGGACGGCAAGGCGGTCcaagtcgagcgcgaggtgacTCGCCCCCCGCCACACTGGCACGGCATCACCCAGGTCGAGTGGTCGCGTGCCAACTCGGCTTCCAACACCCAGCCCCCTACTCCCCCGAGCGAGACGACCGACGAGCCAACCAACAACTCGAgtgcctcgctcgctggcacGGACGTTACCGACGTCAACGTCGGTGACCACGAGGTGTCGACCAGCTTCAACGTCCCCATCCCTCCCTGGACCACCCCCAGCCACTCGGTCAAGCCAGTGTTTGTCAACCACAAGATCAAGTGGTCGTGCTCCATCGCCAATGCCGACGGACACATCTCGGAGCTGCGCTGCGCCCTCCCGATCATCATTCTCGGCCACagcatcctcgacgaggcgcgcacgAACAGCGCTGCGACCCGTGCGCTGATGGTGAACGGTGCTGTTGATGAGAATGCAGCCGCCCAGATCGTCGACCTCCCGTCTTACAGCAACCACGTTTACGACCGTCTGGCTGTGACCGATtcgacggccacggccggTTCGTCGGGCTTCTCGAGCATTGCTGGTTGGCGCAGTGTCAACGCCACGCCGCACCACTCGCCATCGCACACCCCGCCTACGTCTCGCCCTCCCTCgcgccccgcctcgccggtCCATGGCAGCTCGCGCAACTCTGTCCACGAGGTGATCAACGACCTGCCACCGAGGCGACAGCTCGAGCTTGGCACTGAGGCATCGCTTCTTCGTTCGCTTGGAAACCTCGGTGGCCCAAGCGGCGAGCAGGACTCTGGCAGCTCCGGCGTCTCGGGCCACCACTCGGGCGTTCACTCCGGTGCGCACTCACAGCCCGTGTCTGGCCCGCACTCTGGCCACTCGACACCGCCCGACAGCTTTGCCATGTCTCGCGAGGGCTCGCGGAGccgcacgacgtcgcgcgcgggctcgcgGGCTGGATCGCGTGCCTCATCGCCCGAACGCGGACACGGTGAGCGGCCATCCGCGTCGCGCCGGAgcaccggcctcggcggcctcctccacctccccacTGGCCTCAAGCCTCTctcggccctcggcggcaagtCACCTATCCTCCGCCACGGCACCGGCAGCGgtggcgcgagctcggcctcatcGCCGATCCTGTCACCCAACTCCCCCGGTATTGGTCGTAACGTGTCGTTCatcagcctcggcgccaacggtGGCGTCAGCACGAGCAACACTCGCCAGTCGGCCGTCACGATTGCGCCGTCGGCATTCACCCGCCCCGAGCGCCCTCGTCGCAGCAGCACTGGCGTGACCAACTTTTCGCTCGGCGGAGCTGAGActcccgacgacgaggaagaggcggTTGGCCGTCTGTCGCGCGTCCCGAGCTACACCGACAACGGGGACGCGTTTGTCGTTCCCCTCGacccgtcgctgccgtcgtacGTCGACTCGGAGCGAGAGATTGAGCGCGCCAGGAGCCACATTGATCtcatgcgcgcgcggagcgACACttcgctcgtcgccctcggttcggcggcggcagcggcggcggaggagcgggcggaggcggagatggagggcgagcacgccacgcctcacgccccagccccggccgcagcggcgtaa
- the chiA1 gene encoding Chitinase A1, which translates to MLLHTLALLFPLLAAGGAHAAGGDHYVPHRVGTANNVVGRDALPAPAGGDHYVPHRAGGAHPVREVHEYVYFDERGLPITATTTITDVKTITQTIWVDAVPTSAGGNDTTTAAPTTTESHSASETGSASESSSASESHSASESASSSIATGTASPSDSGSSAHPSETASSSASASASDSGTAGPTAAPSSSGPVLPSGGLIVNPPSSESSSASATASANATATPSESASNSGSAAPSASEVSSSAVPSASASESASASSASASESASASASASASASASESASASASASESASASSSASASGSASASASASTSESASASASASASASASASASESASSSASASASDSASASSESASATASATDPSSASASATASSSASSSSTRRGHHTTDATASETASETASETASETASETASETASETASETASETASATASSTAAPSASASSGPRPGGSVGGRIMAGYYADWSASYLPPESIDWSKFDVVDFAFAEPTSDGGLQFTQDNSSDLLHRLVNLAHAAGKRVKLSVGGWTGSAYFSTLVASSGSRNRFIQNIVQAYNAYNLDGIDIDWEYPAAPGAPGNAQSPDDSANYLVFLKALRAALPDGALITAATQVWPFYGPDGQPLPDVSDFAAIFDWILLMNYDIWGSSSQPGPNAPLSDGCKNSTQPTANAYAAVASWQAAGFPANKITLGVPAYGYLQKSSSTHLYQRSWRGMSPPPHKRQSGSVTVKNEAGGTTNGQIMWHSLIDQGALTLSGGSYVGAGGFTRHWDECSSTPWLKSESSGQIVTYDDVESMNMKGQFAAQAGLKGCNVFSMDGDYLAGGFPLTDAVRAGMGI; encoded by the coding sequence ATGCTCCTccacaccctcgccctcctcttTCCTCTGCTGGCCGCAGGTGgggcccacgccgccggcggcgaccacTACGTCCCGCACCGGGTCGGCACGGCCAACAATGTCGTCGGGCGTGATGCCCTCCCTGCGCCTGCCGGCGGGGACCACTACGTCCCCCACCGCGCGGGTGGCGCGCACCCCGTCCGCGAGGTCCACGAGTACGTCTActtcgacgagcgcggcctgcccatcacggccacgacgacaaTCACGGACGTCAAGACCATCACGCAGACGATCTGGGTCGATGCGGTGCCTACGTCCGCGGGTGgcaacgacacgacgacggcggcgcctaCGACAACCGAGTCGCACTCTGCGTCCGAGACGGGCTCTGCGTCCGagtcttcctcggcgtcggaaTCCCACTCCgcctccgagtcggcgtcttcctccatcgccaccggcaccgcctccccctccgaCTCTGGATCCTCCGCCCACCCGTCCgagacggcctcgtcgtcggcctccgcctccgcatCAGACTCTGGCACCGCTGGACCCACCGCCGCACCGTCTTCCTCCGGCCCCGTCCTCCCTTCAGGCGGCTTAATCGTCAACCCGCCCTCAagcgagagcagcagcgctaGTGCGACCGCTagcgccaacgccaccgCAACTCCCTCGGAATCCGCTAGCAACTCtggctcggccgcgccgtctGCTTCGGaggtctcgtcgtcggctgtgccctcggcgtcggcttccgagtcggcctctgcgtcgtcggcgtccgctTCTGAGTCtgcttcggcgtcggcttctgCCTCTGcgtccgcctccgcctccgagtcggcctcggcgtccgcttCTGCCTCTGAGTCCGCATCGGCGTCTtcctctgcctctgcctctggATCTGCGtcggcctccgcctccgcctctaCGTCCGAGTCTGCTTCTGCGTCGGCCTCCGCCTCTGCTTCTGCGTCGGCCTCCGCCTCTGCTTCCGAGTCTGCTTCCTCAtctgcctcggcgtccgcctcggATTCCGCATCTgcgtcgtccgagtccgcCTCTgcgaccgcctcggccaccgacccctcctccgcctcggcctccgccaccgcctcttcctctgcctcttcctcctccacccgCCGTGGCCACCACACCACCGATGCTACCGCCTCTGAGACCGCATCTGAGACTGCGTCTGAGACCGCCTCGGAGACCGCCTCGGAGACCGCCTCGGAGACCGCCTCGGAGACCGCCTCGGAGACTGCCTCGGAGACTGCCTCCGCCACTGCTTCCTCTACCGCCGCTCCCTCTGCCTCTGCGTCGTCCGGTCCTCGCCCTGGtggcagcgtcggcggccgcatCATGGCTGGCTACTACGCCGACTGGTCCGCTTCCTACCTTCCCCCCGAGTCGATCGACTGGTCCAAGTTTGACGTTGTCGACTTTGCCTTCGCCGAGCCCACGTCCGACGGTGGCCTCCAGTTCACTCAGGACAACTCGTCTGACCTCCTCCATCGCCTTGTCAAtctcgctcacgccgctgGCAAGCGGGTCAAGCTGTCTGTCGGCGGCTGGACCGGCTCGGCCTACTTCTCTACCCTCGTCGCTTCGTCTGGCTCGCGCAACCGCTTCATCCAGAACATTGTCCAGGCCTACAACGCTTACaacctcgacggcatcgacaTTGACTGGGAGTACCCCGCTGCTCCTGGTGCGCCCGGTAACGCTCAGTCACccgacgactcggccaactacctcgtcttcctcaagGCTCTCCGCGCTGCTCTTCCCGACGGTGCGCTCATCACCGCCGCTACCCAGGTCTGGCCCTTCTACGGCCCTGACGGACAGCCCCTGCCCGATGTTTCCGACTTTGCCGCCATCTTTGACTGGATCCTGTTGATGAACTACGACATTTGGGGCTCTTCGTCCCAGCCCGGCCCCAACGCCCCGCTCTCGGACGGCTGCAAGAACTCGACTCAGCCTACTGCCAACGCCTACGCTGCTGTTGCCTCGTGGCAGGCTGCCGGCTTCCCCGCAAACAAGATCACTCTCGGTGTCCCTGCCTACGGCTACCTCCAGAAGTCGTCTTCCACGCACCTCTACCAGCGCAGCTGGCGCGGAAtgtctcctcctccccacaAGCGCCAGAGCGGCTCTGTCACGGTCAAGaacgaggccggcggcaccaCCAACGGCCAGATCATGTGGCACAGCCTCATCGACCAGGGTGCGCTTACTCTATCTGGCGGCTCGTacgtcggcgctggtggcttCACTCGCCACTGGGACGAGTGCTCTTCGACTCCCTGGCTCAAGTCTGAGTCTTCCGGCCAGATCGTCAcgtacgacgacgtcgagtcgaTGAACATGAAGGGCCAGTTCGCTGCCCAGGCCGGTCTCAAGGGCTGCAACGTGTTCTCAATGGACGGCGACTACCTGGCTGGTGGCTTCCCTCTGACCGACGCTGTGCGTGCGGGCATGGGCATTTAA